From Pigmentibacter ruber, a single genomic window includes:
- a CDS encoding cryptochrome/photolyase family protein produces MSNLIYIMGDQLSESISSLKTANKNDIIFFCETLEEFTDIPHHPKKIAFLLATRRHFAQELTEKGFNVVYIKLDDPLNSGSLFLEFQKIVQNYPIKKITVTEPSEYKNKIFFEKIRKYFQLSFHILEDDRFFCSISDFKKWSSGKINLRMEFFYREMRKKNKILLEKDGSPIGGLWNYDKENRKPPSKNLKSSKRISHKKSSILLDVIKLVREKFSSHFGNLEPFHYAVTRKQALIELKHFVEYILPNFGEYQDAMVKGEAYLNHSLLSSYINVGLILPREICKLVENSYNQGNVSLNSAEGYIRQILGWREFVRGIYWLKMPSYEDLNYFNAKNPLPDFFWGGKTKMNCIADVVAQTKEHSYSHHIQRLMITGNFALIASIDVTKVHIWYLSVYSDAFEWVEMPNTIGMALFADGGIVASKPYAASANYISKMSNFCKDCSYNSKEIIGSNSCPFNSLYWNFIERNKNIFQDNPRMSLILKSLEKFTEEKKKAIKIRAKEVLTMMGNNEL; encoded by the coding sequence ATGAGTAATCTAATTTACATAATGGGAGATCAGTTATCTGAATCAATTTCTTCATTAAAAACCGCAAATAAAAATGATATCATTTTCTTTTGTGAGACTTTAGAAGAATTTACAGATATTCCGCACCATCCTAAAAAAATAGCATTTTTATTAGCTACAAGAAGACACTTTGCTCAAGAATTAACAGAAAAAGGATTTAATGTTGTCTATATAAAGTTGGACGATCCATTAAATTCAGGTTCTTTATTTCTTGAATTTCAAAAAATTGTTCAAAATTATCCTATAAAGAAAATAACTGTTACAGAACCAAGTGAATATAAAAATAAAATATTTTTTGAAAAAATTCGTAAATATTTTCAATTATCTTTTCATATTTTAGAAGATGATAGATTTTTTTGTTCCATTTCTGATTTTAAAAAATGGTCAAGTGGAAAAATAAATTTACGAATGGAATTTTTTTACAGAGAAATGCGAAAAAAAAATAAAATATTGCTTGAAAAAGATGGCAGTCCTATTGGTGGATTATGGAATTATGATAAAGAAAATAGAAAGCCTCCTTCTAAAAATCTTAAATCATCAAAAAGAATAAGTCATAAAAAATCTTCAATACTTCTTGATGTAATAAAACTTGTTAGAGAAAAATTCTCAAGTCACTTTGGAAATCTAGAGCCATTTCATTATGCTGTTACTCGTAAGCAAGCATTAATAGAACTTAAACATTTTGTAGAATATATCCTTCCCAATTTTGGTGAATATCAAGATGCTATGGTAAAAGGTGAGGCATATTTAAATCATTCATTACTATCATCTTACATTAATGTAGGTCTAATTTTGCCAAGAGAAATATGTAAATTAGTCGAAAATTCATATAATCAAGGAAATGTTTCATTAAATTCTGCTGAAGGGTATATAAGACAAATTCTTGGTTGGCGTGAATTTGTACGAGGGATATATTGGTTAAAAATGCCTTCTTACGAAGATTTAAATTATTTTAATGCAAAAAACCCCCTACCAGACTTTTTTTGGGGGGGAAAAACAAAAATGAATTGTATAGCTGACGTTGTAGCACAAACTAAAGAGCATTCATATTCTCACCATATTCAGCGTCTTATGATTACAGGCAATTTTGCTCTCATCGCGAGTATTGATGTTACGAAAGTGCATATATGGTATTTATCTGTTTATAGCGATGCATTTGAATGGGTGGAAATGCCAAATACTATTGGAATGGCTTTATTTGCAGATGGAGGGATTGTTGCTAGCAAACCCTATGCAGCAAGTGCAAATTATATCAGTAAGATGAGTAATTTTTGTAAAGATTGTTCTTACAATTCAAAAGAAATTATTGGCAGTAATTCTTGTCCATTTAATTCATTATATTGGAATTTTATTGAAAGAAATAAAAACATTTTTCAAG